A single region of the Streptomyces sp. NBC_01381 genome encodes:
- a CDS encoding aspartate aminotransferase family protein produces the protein MGNPIAVSKDLSQTAYDHLWMHFTRMSSYENAPVPTIVRGEGTYIFDDKGKKYLDGLSGLFVVNAGHGRHELAETAYKQAQELAFFPVWSYAHPKAVELAERLADYAPGDLNKVFFTTGGGEAVETAWKLAKQYHKLTGNHTKYKVISRAVAYHGTPQGALSITGLPALKAPFEPLVPGAHKVPNTNIYRAPIHGDDPEAFGRWAADQIEQEILFEGPETVAAVFLEPVQNAGGCFPPPPGYFQRVREICDKYDVLLVSDEVICAFGRLGTMFACDKFGYVPDMITCAKGMTSGYSPIGACIVSDKVAEPFYKGDNTFLHGYTFGGHPVSAAVGLANLDIFEKEGLNQHVLDNEGAFHQTLQKLHDLPIVGDVRGNGFFYGIELVKDKATKETFNDEETERVLYGFLSKALYDNGLYCRADDRGDPVVQLAPPLISNQDTFDEIEGILRQVLTEAWTKL, from the coding sequence GTGGGGAACCCGATAGCCGTGAGCAAGGACCTCAGCCAGACCGCGTACGACCACCTGTGGATGCACTTCACCCGCATGTCGTCGTACGAGAACGCGCCCGTTCCCACCATCGTGCGTGGCGAGGGCACCTACATCTTCGACGACAAGGGCAAGAAGTACCTCGACGGCCTCTCCGGCCTGTTCGTCGTCAACGCCGGCCACGGTCGTCACGAGCTCGCAGAGACCGCGTACAAGCAGGCTCAGGAGCTGGCCTTCTTCCCGGTGTGGAGCTACGCCCACCCGAAGGCCGTCGAGCTCGCCGAGCGCCTCGCGGACTACGCTCCGGGCGACCTGAACAAGGTCTTCTTCACCACCGGTGGCGGCGAGGCCGTCGAGACCGCGTGGAAGCTCGCGAAGCAGTACCACAAGCTCACCGGCAACCACACGAAGTACAAGGTCATCTCCCGCGCGGTCGCCTACCACGGCACCCCGCAGGGCGCCCTGTCCATCACCGGTCTGCCCGCCCTGAAGGCCCCCTTCGAGCCGCTCGTCCCGGGCGCGCACAAGGTGCCGAACACGAACATTTACCGCGCCCCGATCCACGGTGACGACCCGGAGGCCTTCGGCCGCTGGGCTGCCGACCAGATCGAGCAGGAGATCCTCTTCGAGGGCCCCGAGACCGTCGCGGCCGTGTTCCTCGAGCCCGTGCAGAACGCCGGTGGCTGCTTCCCGCCGCCGCCCGGCTACTTCCAGCGCGTGCGCGAGATCTGCGACAAGTACGACGTGCTGCTCGTCTCCGACGAGGTCATCTGCGCCTTCGGCCGTCTCGGCACGATGTTCGCCTGTGACAAGTTCGGCTACGTCCCGGACATGATCACCTGCGCCAAGGGCATGACCTCGGGCTACTCCCCGATCGGTGCCTGCATCGTCTCGGACAAGGTCGCCGAGCCGTTCTACAAGGGTGACAACACCTTCCTGCACGGCTACACCTTCGGCGGCCACCCGGTCTCGGCCGCGGTCGGCCTCGCCAACCTCGACATCTTCGAGAAGGAGGGTCTGAACCAGCACGTGCTCGACAACGAGGGCGCGTTCCACCAGACCCTGCAGAAGCTGCACGACCTGCCGATCGTCGGCGACGTCCGAGGCAACGGCTTCTTCTACGGCATCGAGCTGGTGAAGGACAAGGCCACCAAGGAGACGTTCAACGACGAGGAGACGGAGCGCGTGCTCTACGGCTTCCTCTCCAAGGCGCTCTACGACAACGGCCTGTACTGCCGCGCCGACGACCGTGGCGACCCGGTCGTCCAGCTGGCCCCGCCGCTGATCTCCAACCAGGACACCTTCGACGAGATCGAGGGCATCCTGCGGCAGGTCCTCACGGAGGCCTGGACGAAGCTGTAG
- a CDS encoding Lrp/AsnC family transcriptional regulator: MHHGVVASRSADSSSSRHGNGSSSIDAVSLAIIEQLQEDGRRPYAAIGKAVGLSEAAVRQRVQKLLDQGVMQIVAVTDPLTVGFRRQAMVGINVEGDLDPVAEALTVMAECEYVVMTAGSFDLMVEVVCEDDDHLLEVINKRIRALPGVRSTESFVYLKLKKQTYMWGTR, translated from the coding sequence GTGCACCATGGGGTCGTGGCCAGTCGCAGCGCAGATTCCAGCAGTTCCCGACACGGGAACGGTTCTTCGTCCATCGACGCCGTCTCCCTGGCGATCATCGAACAGCTTCAGGAGGACGGACGCCGTCCGTACGCCGCCATCGGCAAGGCCGTGGGCCTGTCCGAGGCAGCCGTACGGCAGCGCGTCCAGAAGCTGCTCGACCAGGGCGTGATGCAGATCGTCGCCGTCACGGACCCGCTCACCGTGGGATTCCGACGGCAGGCGATGGTCGGCATCAATGTCGAGGGCGATCTGGATCCTGTCGCTGAGGCGCTGACAGTCATGGCCGAGTGTGAGTACGTGGTGATGACCGCGGGCTCCTTCGACCTGATGGTGGAGGTCGTCTGCGAGGACGACGACCACCTTCTCGAAGTGATCAACAAGCGCATCCGCGCCCTCCCCGGCGTGCGCTCCACCGAGAGCTTCGTCTACCTGAAGCTCAAGAAGCAGACCTATATGTGGGGAACCCGATAG
- a CDS encoding gamma-aminobutyraldehyde dehydrogenase: MTTELRRLRNYINGEFRDAADGRTTEVVNPATGESYATAPLSGQSDVDAAMEAAAAAFPAWRDLTPAERQKALLKIADAFEERAEELIAAEVENTGKPIGLTRSEEIPPMVDQIRFFAGAARMLEGRAAGEYMEGLTSIIRREPIGVCAQVAPWNYPMMMGVWKFAPALAAGNTVVLKPSDTTPASTVLMAEIIGSIVPKGVFNVVCGDRDTGRAMVEHHTPAMASITGSVRAGMQVAESASKDLKRVHLELGGKAPVVVFEDADIAKAVEDISVAGFFNAGQDCTAATRVLVHESIHDEFVTALAKAAADTKTGQPDDEDVLFGPLNNANQLKQVSGFIDRLPAHAKVEAGGRRVGEKGYFYAPTVVSGLKQDDEIIQNEVFGPVITVQSFTDEAQAVSYANGVDYALASSVWTQNHARAMRMSKVLDFGCVWINTHIPLVAEMPHGGFKKSGYGKDLSAYGFDDYTRIKHVMTSIEG, from the coding sequence GTGACCACCGAGCTGCGCCGTCTGCGTAACTACATCAACGGCGAATTCCGGGATGCCGCCGACGGCCGGACCACCGAGGTGGTCAACCCCGCCACCGGCGAGTCCTACGCCACCGCGCCGCTGTCGGGACAGAGCGACGTCGACGCCGCCATGGAGGCGGCCGCGGCCGCGTTCCCCGCCTGGCGTGACCTGACGCCCGCCGAGCGCCAGAAGGCCCTGCTGAAGATCGCCGACGCGTTCGAGGAGCGCGCCGAGGAGCTCATCGCGGCCGAGGTCGAGAACACGGGCAAGCCGATCGGACTCACGCGGTCCGAGGAGATCCCGCCCATGGTCGACCAGATCCGCTTCTTCGCGGGTGCGGCCCGGATGCTCGAAGGCCGCGCGGCCGGCGAGTACATGGAGGGTCTGACCTCCATCATCCGCCGCGAGCCGATCGGCGTCTGCGCGCAGGTCGCGCCCTGGAACTACCCGATGATGATGGGTGTATGGAAGTTCGCCCCGGCGCTCGCCGCGGGCAACACCGTCGTCCTCAAGCCCTCGGACACGACCCCCGCGTCGACCGTCCTGATGGCCGAGATCATCGGCTCGATCGTCCCCAAGGGCGTCTTCAACGTCGTCTGCGGCGACCGTGACACGGGCCGCGCGATGGTCGAGCACCACACCCCGGCGATGGCCTCCATCACCGGCTCCGTGCGCGCCGGCATGCAGGTCGCCGAGTCCGCATCCAAGGACCTCAAGCGGGTCCACCTGGAGCTGGGCGGCAAGGCGCCGGTCGTCGTCTTCGAGGACGCCGACATCGCCAAGGCCGTCGAGGACATCTCGGTGGCGGGCTTCTTCAACGCGGGCCAGGACTGTACGGCCGCCACGCGCGTGCTCGTCCACGAGTCCATCCACGACGAGTTCGTGACGGCGCTCGCCAAGGCCGCCGCCGACACGAAGACCGGCCAGCCGGACGACGAGGACGTGCTCTTCGGCCCGCTCAACAACGCCAACCAGCTGAAGCAGGTCTCCGGCTTCATCGACCGCCTTCCGGCGCACGCCAAGGTCGAGGCGGGCGGCCGGCGGGTCGGCGAGAAGGGCTACTTCTACGCCCCGACCGTCGTCTCGGGCCTCAAGCAGGACGACGAGATCATCCAGAACGAGGTCTTCGGCCCGGTCATCACCGTCCAGTCCTTCACGGACGAGGCGCAGGCCGTGTCGTACGCGAACGGCGTGGACTACGCCCTGGCGTCCTCGGTCTGGACGCAGAACCACGCGCGCGCCATGCGCATGTCCAAGGTCCTCGACTTCGGCTGCGTCTGGATCAACACGCACATCCCGCTGGTCGCGGAGATGCCGCACGGCGGCTTCAAGAAGTCCGGCTACGGCAAGGACCTTTCGGCGTACGGCTTCGACGACTACACGCGCATCAAGCACGTCATGACGTCGATCGAGGGCTAG
- a CDS encoding MXAN_6230/SCO0854 family RING domain-containing protein → MTATTTDDLAGLLLRRRRSVYVPEGAGRSAVTDAAVVVLEAELADRGHLLTAPLRRALTALSAGDLAATGRGLLADVDALMGSDRHHAPLLRRFPDEIPYQHAYDRFTATVLAHLAAQPHQPCMNCAGTKARVRALAPCAHLLCDDCHPKMVDWGCCEECCVWYGCPICEQRYETDGPTDPWIDTGAELGGDGGEILRALRLGAPGDAAAELAALLARRTPLDPQDHDDLVLLLGHLVLLLGHLDPADAADWLPAAIPLRESKALALAPLLDLPDVRPLVARYADTATDVLRVLVVRSGGDPDLLELPRLRGLSRPVRRELLALLDRFDFRRLAEDMARNPQAWKRVGEILHPFEQAHRHARVALAFAVLRGTRIGDGALGETLLAEAARHEDVRLEGDRLRVVTWQGRVEEALGRWDTEAAAGLLRERPGELLRRLDLLLARSGSATLPDAVGEALADALPRTAPGPLLGAYGRMKVRSVPGHRRVFFPRGRITKAYAVEDHRPPLPARVAGRAGELIEAEAVRRLTVREGERYDVAVLDASLADLPVPFAERASAASLVAVPRGSSLPMPKDSETVRLFLHWLQPKGLRVDLDLSVALYDDLWRFVGLCDYTQLEYAGGAARHSGDLTSAPAPHGATEYLDLDLPRLAGTGVRFVVPAVLSYNDVPFDELPDAFAGFMAVEGAGGVGAKGRALYDPRTVRQRFDLAGDATLRVPMIVDLRTRHAWWADVTLATTGGNHDVWRYKRQLGRIGNDLLDTFKPRGRATLWDLACWTAAARTDGDVYVRGRGHVLWGYRRADDEPRADFALRIRDGWEPDALCAEPELTGRRALLALLHGELAGAEDAASGTVYRLYPGPVDAAPLERITAGDLAGWLEPA, encoded by the coding sequence ATGACGGCGACAACGACCGACGATCTCGCGGGACTGCTGCTGCGCCGTCGGCGGAGTGTGTACGTTCCCGAAGGCGCCGGACGGTCCGCCGTGACCGACGCCGCTGTCGTCGTCCTCGAAGCCGAACTCGCCGACCGCGGGCACCTGTTGACCGCCCCGCTGCGCCGCGCGCTGACCGCGCTGTCCGCCGGCGACCTCGCGGCCACCGGGCGGGGGCTGCTCGCCGATGTCGACGCGCTGATGGGCTCCGACCGCCACCATGCCCCGCTGCTGCGGCGGTTCCCCGACGAGATCCCCTACCAGCACGCGTACGACCGCTTCACCGCGACCGTCCTCGCGCATCTCGCGGCCCAGCCGCACCAGCCCTGCATGAACTGCGCGGGCACCAAGGCCCGGGTGCGCGCGCTCGCGCCCTGCGCGCATCTGCTGTGCGACGACTGCCACCCGAAGATGGTGGACTGGGGCTGCTGCGAGGAGTGCTGCGTCTGGTACGGCTGCCCGATCTGCGAGCAGCGTTACGAGACGGACGGGCCCACCGATCCCTGGATCGACACCGGGGCAGAGCTTGGCGGCGACGGTGGCGAGATCCTGCGCGCGTTGCGTCTTGGTGCGCCGGGCGACGCCGCCGCCGAGCTCGCCGCGCTGCTCGCCCGCCGTACGCCCCTCGACCCCCAGGACCACGACGACCTGGTCCTGCTCCTCGGACACCTGGTCCTGCTCCTCGGACACCTGGACCCGGCCGACGCAGCCGACTGGCTCCCGGCCGCCATCCCGCTGCGCGAGAGCAAGGCACTCGCCCTCGCGCCGCTGCTCGACCTCCCCGATGTGCGGCCGCTGGTGGCGCGGTACGCCGACACCGCCACCGATGTGCTGCGCGTACTCGTCGTACGTTCCGGAGGCGACCCCGACCTGCTCGAACTGCCGCGTCTGCGGGGGCTTTCGCGGCCCGTACGACGTGAACTCCTCGCCCTGCTCGACCGGTTCGACTTCCGGCGCCTGGCCGAGGACATGGCCCGCAATCCGCAGGCCTGGAAGCGGGTCGGTGAAATCCTGCACCCCTTCGAGCAGGCCCACCGGCACGCGCGCGTGGCGCTCGCCTTCGCGGTCCTGCGCGGGACCCGCATCGGCGACGGCGCGCTCGGCGAGACACTGCTCGCCGAGGCCGCCCGGCACGAGGACGTCCGGCTCGAAGGCGACCGGCTGCGCGTCGTCACCTGGCAGGGGCGCGTCGAGGAGGCGCTCGGCCGCTGGGACACCGAGGCCGCCGCCGGACTCCTTCGTGAGCGCCCGGGTGAACTCCTGCGCCGCCTCGACCTGTTGCTGGCCCGGTCGGGCTCGGCGACGCTTCCGGACGCGGTGGGCGAGGCGCTCGCCGATGCCCTGCCGCGCACGGCTCCCGGGCCGCTGCTCGGCGCGTACGGGCGGATGAAGGTCCGTTCCGTGCCGGGGCACCGCCGCGTCTTCTTCCCGCGCGGGCGGATCACCAAGGCGTACGCGGTCGAGGACCACCGGCCGCCGCTGCCCGCCCGGGTGGCGGGCCGGGCCGGTGAGCTGATCGAGGCGGAGGCTGTGCGGCGGCTGACGGTGCGCGAGGGGGAGCGGTACGACGTGGCCGTCCTGGACGCCTCGCTCGCCGACCTGCCGGTGCCGTTCGCCGAGCGCGCCTCCGCTGCCTCGCTGGTCGCGGTGCCACGCGGCAGCTCGCTGCCCATGCCGAAGGACAGCGAGACCGTGCGGCTCTTCCTGCACTGGCTGCAGCCCAAGGGGCTGCGCGTCGACCTCGACCTGTCCGTCGCGCTCTACGACGACCTGTGGCGCTTCGTCGGTCTCTGCGACTACACGCAGCTGGAGTACGCGGGCGGCGCCGCCCGGCACTCCGGGGACCTGACCTCGGCGCCGGCCCCGCACGGCGCCACCGAGTACCTGGACCTGGATCTGCCGCGGTTGGCGGGCACGGGGGTGCGGTTCGTGGTGCCCGCGGTCCTCTCGTACAACGACGTGCCCTTCGACGAACTCCCGGACGCCTTCGCGGGGTTCATGGCGGTGGAGGGCGCCGGGGGTGTGGGGGCCAAGGGACGGGCCCTCTATGACCCGCGCACCGTCCGCCAGCGCTTCGACCTCGCGGGCGACGCGACGCTGCGGGTGCCGATGATCGTCGACCTGCGGACGCGGCACGCGTGGTGGGCCGACGTCACCCTCGCCACCACCGGCGGCAACCACGACGTGTGGCGGTACAAGCGGCAGCTCGGGCGCATCGGCAACGACCTGCTCGATACGTTCAAGCCGCGGGGCCGGGCCACCCTGTGGGACCTGGCCTGCTGGACGGCGGCAGCGCGCACCGACGGCGACGTGTACGTACGCGGCCGCGGTCACGTCCTGTGGGGCTACCGCCGCGCCGATGACGAGCCGCGCGCCGACTTCGCGCTGCGCATCCGCGACGGCTGGGAGCCGGACGCGCTGTGTGCCGAGCCGGAGCTGACCGGCCGCCGTGCCCTTCTCGCGCTTCTGCACGGTGAGTTGGCGGGCGCGGAGGACGCCGCGTCCGGCACGGTGTACCGCCTCTACCCGGGGCCGGTCGACGCCGCGCCGCTGGAGCGGATCACGGCGGGGGACCTGGCAGGGTGGCTGGAGCCCGCCTGA
- a CDS encoding spermidine/putrescine ABC transporter substrate-binding protein, whose product MRANPVASSVSRRSLLRALGGGAAIGALAGCGVPAAYIGPGERGAPDRSRQDMKLSFANWPLYIDTDDDDAAKRPTLDAFEKRTGIDVRYTEEINDNDEFFGKISPSLMNHQETGRDLIVISDWMCARFVRLGWVQAMDRSKQPNVTKYLDPLLRSPSFDPGRKHTVPWQSGITGIAYNKRKVGREIKHVSDLWADDLKGKVTLLSGLDESFALLMQGDGVDITKWQADDFHRVCDKVEKLVAAKHIRRFTGNDYIKDLSSGDVLACQAYSGDVIQLQADDPDIEFVVPEEGAELWAESLMIPNLASHKRNAERLVDYYYDPEVAAELAAWVNYVCPVPAARDILASSKDKEVAALAEDPLIFPDDAMRKRLAIARDITSEERTEFAKRWNAIAGL is encoded by the coding sequence GTGCGAGCGAACCCCGTAGCTTCCTCAGTCTCCCGCCGGTCCCTGCTGCGCGCCCTTGGCGGTGGTGCCGCGATCGGTGCGCTCGCGGGGTGCGGTGTGCCGGCCGCGTACATCGGCCCCGGTGAGCGGGGAGCGCCCGACCGGTCGCGGCAGGACATGAAGCTGTCCTTCGCCAACTGGCCGCTCTACATCGACACCGACGACGATGACGCGGCGAAGCGGCCCACGCTCGACGCCTTCGAGAAGCGGACCGGCATCGACGTCCGCTACACGGAGGAGATCAACGACAACGACGAGTTCTTCGGCAAGATCAGCCCGTCCCTGATGAACCATCAGGAAACGGGCCGGGATCTCATCGTCATCAGCGACTGGATGTGCGCCCGTTTCGTGCGCCTGGGATGGGTCCAGGCGATGGACCGGAGCAAGCAGCCGAACGTCACCAAGTACCTTGACCCGCTGCTGCGTTCACCCAGCTTCGACCCGGGCCGCAAGCACACGGTGCCCTGGCAGTCCGGCATCACCGGCATCGCGTACAACAAGCGCAAGGTCGGCCGCGAGATCAAGCATGTCTCCGACCTGTGGGCCGACGACCTCAAGGGCAAGGTCACGCTGCTCTCCGGGCTCGACGAGTCGTTCGCGCTCCTGATGCAGGGCGACGGCGTCGACATCACGAAGTGGCAGGCCGACGACTTCCACCGCGTGTGCGACAAGGTGGAGAAGCTGGTGGCGGCGAAGCACATCCGCCGGTTCACCGGCAACGACTACATCAAGGACCTCTCCAGCGGCGACGTCCTGGCCTGCCAGGCCTACAGCGGCGACGTGATCCAGCTCCAGGCGGACGACCCGGACATCGAGTTCGTCGTCCCCGAGGAGGGCGCGGAGCTGTGGGCGGAGTCCCTGATGATCCCCAACCTGGCGAGCCACAAGCGGAACGCGGAGCGGCTCGTCGACTACTACTACGACCCAGAGGTGGCGGCGGAGCTGGCTGCCTGGGTCAACTACGTCTGCCCGGTCCCGGCCGCGCGCGACATCCTCGCCTCGTCCAAGGACAAGGAAGTGGCGGCCCTCGCCGAGGACCCGCTGATCTTCCCGGACGACGCGATGCGCAAGCGGCTCGCGATCGCGCGGGACATCACGTCGGAGGAGCGGACGGAGTTCGCAAAGCGGTGGAACGCGATCGCCGGTCTTTAG
- a CDS encoding class F sortase, with protein MRRPVRRVWASVRHASAAAVAAVAAALVLTACAGQDTAASQAPPPARSAERGGTAESRTPATGSESESGGRATTALDRSVPQRVAIPSLGVSSELETLGQNGKGAMTTPKNPDLAGWYEPGPTPGSRGPAVIAGHVTWNGADAVFKKLKTMRAGDTVEVTRQDGKTATFTVDRVEEYPKKEFPTLDVYKNIDHAGLRLITCGGEFDADRNYYPNNVTVFASMTDVA; from the coding sequence GTGAGGCGCCCGGTCCGCAGGGTGTGGGCCAGTGTCCGGCATGCCTCCGCCGCCGCGGTCGCCGCCGTCGCGGCGGCCCTGGTGCTCACCGCATGCGCGGGCCAGGACACGGCTGCCTCGCAGGCGCCGCCGCCGGCCCGGAGCGCGGAGCGGGGCGGCACGGCGGAGAGCCGGACACCGGCGACGGGGTCGGAGTCGGAGTCGGGCGGCCGGGCGACCACGGCCCTGGACCGGTCGGTGCCACAGAGGGTCGCCATCCCCTCCCTGGGCGTGTCCAGCGAGCTGGAGACGCTGGGGCAGAACGGGAAAGGGGCGATGACGACACCGAAGAACCCAGATCTGGCGGGCTGGTACGAACCGGGCCCCACCCCCGGCTCCCGGGGCCCGGCGGTGATCGCCGGACACGTGACCTGGAACGGTGCGGACGCGGTCTTCAAGAAGCTGAAGACGATGAGAGCCGGAGACACCGTCGAGGTGACACGCCAGGACGGGAAGACGGCCACCTTCACGGTGGACCGTGTCGAGGAGTACCCGAAGAAGGAATTCCCCACCCTGGACGTGTACAAGAACATCGACCACGCGGGGCTCCGCCTGATCACCTGCGGCGGTGAGTTCGACGCGGACCGGAACTACTACCCGAACAATGTCACGGTGTTCGCGAGCATGACGGATGTCGCCTAG
- a CDS encoding RHS repeat-associated core domain-containing protein, with protein MCTGEIRFTWDWEPGTHRAAAQMRSRWRTADPDEVSRQFYAIVTDLVGTPSELVGDDGAIAWRSATSLWGRPLAGTDDGLCPLSFPGQYRDPATGLHYNLSRYYDPDTASYLSPDPLGLTPAPNHHAYVDNPLRWSDPLGLEGDEPILIYDDSSYDKHGSGSQSSAKGEIGRAPANGQAALDRSIVRGEGNNPDDFRRVGVDHVNNEIVVLDRHEYKTDKNGKIVKENTLTKLVRAKMINNKKKQKVLPPPKCDG; from the coding sequence GTGTGCACAGGGGAGATCCGCTTCACCTGGGACTGGGAGCCGGGCACCCACCGTGCGGCGGCCCAGATGCGCAGCCGGTGGCGCACCGCGGACCCGGACGAGGTCAGCAGGCAGTTCTACGCGATCGTCACCGACCTGGTCGGCACCCCCAGCGAACTCGTCGGCGACGACGGCGCGATCGCCTGGCGCTCCGCCACCAGCCTGTGGGGCAGGCCCCTGGCCGGCACCGACGACGGCCTGTGCCCGCTGTCCTTCCCCGGCCAGTACCGCGACCCGGCAACAGGCCTGCACTACAACCTGTCCCGCTACTACGACCCGGACACCGCGAGCTACCTCTCCCCCGACCCACTGGGCCTCACCCCCGCCCCGAACCACCACGCGTACGTCGACAACCCGCTGCGCTGGAGCGACCCGCTCGGCCTTGAGGGCGACGAGCCGATCCTCATCTATGACGACTCGTCGTACGACAAGCACGGTTCGGGCAGCCAGTCGTCGGCCAAGGGCGAGATCGGCCGCGCCCCCGCGAACGGCCAGGCCGCGCTTGACCGGTCCATCGTCCGCGGCGAGGGCAACAACCCGGACGACTTCCGGCGCGTCGGCGTGGACCACGTGAACAACGAGATCGTGGTTCTCGACCGGCACGAGTACAAGACCGACAAGAACGGCAAGATCGTCAAGGAGAACACTCTGACCAAGCTGGTGAGGGCCAAAATGATCAACAACAAGAAGAAGCAGAAGGTGCTCCCGCCGCCGAAGTGCGACGGGTGA
- a CDS encoding helix-turn-helix domain-containing protein, which yields MTNDDLLADCRARLAFDLLSNTWNAVVLWALRHGPRRPGDLRAHIGGISPKILTETLRRLEYNGLVSRTSYAESPPRVEYELTALGHTLLTPVEAFGAWAFDHGDEVMAAQERADRASGEPA from the coding sequence GTGACGAACGACGATCTGCTCGCCGACTGCCGCGCCCGGCTCGCCTTCGATCTGCTCTCCAACACCTGGAACGCCGTGGTCCTGTGGGCCCTGCGGCACGGCCCGCGCCGCCCCGGCGACCTGCGCGCGCACATCGGCGGCATCAGCCCCAAGATCCTCACCGAGACCCTGCGCCGCCTGGAGTACAACGGCCTGGTCTCCCGCACGTCGTACGCGGAGTCCCCGCCCCGCGTCGAGTACGAACTCACCGCCCTGGGCCACACGTTGCTCACCCCCGTCGAGGCCTTCGGCGCATGGGCCTTCGACCACGGCGACGAGGTGATGGCGGCACAGGAACGCGCCGACCGGGCGTCCGGCGAGCCTGCGTAG
- a CDS encoding NADPH-dependent F420 reductase, producing MRIGIIGTGNMADALGAQWVRAGHDVVIGGRDEGRAAALAERIGAAGHGTPRTAAEFGDAVLLAVPYEAGGGIVGGLQEELLGRVLIDCSNAVGPGFVLLTEGGPGAARRLADAVPGAHVVKAFNLCHEGVWRMEPPVFDGRALAVPVCGDDQGALDVVRELVKDIGCEPFAAGGLDRAGLVEATAALLIGLWVGEGVDAQAIAPPLAYATGGR from the coding sequence ATGCGGATAGGCATCATCGGTACGGGCAACATGGCGGACGCGCTCGGTGCTCAGTGGGTTCGGGCGGGGCACGACGTGGTGATCGGCGGGCGCGATGAGGGGCGGGCGGCGGCGCTCGCCGAGCGGATCGGGGCGGCGGGGCACGGGACGCCCCGCACGGCCGCCGAGTTCGGGGACGCGGTGCTGCTCGCCGTGCCCTATGAGGCGGGGGGCGGAATCGTTGGAGGGTTGCAAGAGGAGCTGCTCGGGCGGGTGTTGATCGACTGCTCCAATGCGGTGGGCCCGGGGTTCGTTCTGCTCACCGAGGGTGGTCCGGGGGCCGCCCGGCGGCTTGCCGACGCGGTGCCAGGGGCCCATGTCGTCAAGGCGTTCAACCTCTGCCATGAGGGCGTGTGGCGGATGGAGCCGCCGGTCTTCGACGGCAGGGCGCTCGCGGTCCCGGTGTGCGGGGACGACCAGGGGGCGCTGGATGTCGTACGGGAACTGGTGAAGGACATCGGCTGTGAGCCCTTCGCCGCCGGTGGGCTCGACCGGGCAGGGCTTGTGGAGGCGACGGCCGCGCTCCTGATCGGGCTGTGGGTGGGGGAGGGCGTGGACGCGCAGGCGATCGCGCCGCCGCTCGCGTACGCCACGGGCGGGCGGTGA
- a CDS encoding glycerophosphodiester phosphodiesterase, whose product MRTVTAVAHRGDPYRVRENTLPSLRSALERGADAVEIDVRVSRDGVPVLLHDATLKRLWDHERPLSALSVDEVRGLTGYGVPTLEEAIEATEGHRLMVDLPGATPESVRTVVGTIADCGAAERAYYCAGAQTMLAVRAADPAAEIALTWTSIAPPRRAVLDAIKPRWLNYRFTLLDRDLTVELQREGFLVSAWTPDTKRSMRRLVDIGVDSITTNRVDVLHRVLAANA is encoded by the coding sequence ATGCGCACCGTGACAGCCGTGGCCCACCGAGGCGATCCCTACCGCGTCCGCGAGAACACCCTCCCGTCCCTGCGCTCCGCGCTCGAACGGGGCGCGGACGCGGTGGAGATCGACGTCCGCGTCAGCCGTGACGGTGTCCCCGTCCTGCTGCACGACGCGACGCTCAAGCGCCTTTGGGACCACGAGCGCCCGCTGTCCGCGCTCTCCGTCGACGAGGTGCGCGGCCTCACCGGGTACGGCGTACCCACCCTCGAAGAGGCCATCGAGGCGACCGAAGGACACCGGCTCATGGTGGATCTGCCGGGCGCGACGCCCGAGTCCGTACGCACGGTCGTCGGCACGATCGCCGACTGCGGGGCGGCGGAGCGCGCGTACTACTGCGCGGGCGCGCAGACGATGCTCGCGGTGCGCGCCGCCGATCCCGCCGCCGAGATCGCCCTGACCTGGACGAGCATCGCCCCGCCGCGCCGCGCCGTGCTCGACGCGATCAAGCCGCGCTGGCTCAACTACCGCTTCACGCTGCTCGACCGCGACCTGACCGTCGAGCTGCAGCGCGAGGGATTCCTCGTCTCGGCCTGGACCCCGGACACGAAACGCTCGATGCGCCGCCTGGTCGACATCGGCGTCGACTCGATCACCACGAACCGCGTCGACGTGCTCCACAGGGTCCTCGCGGCGAACGCCTGA